A portion of the Streptomyces platensis genome contains these proteins:
- a CDS encoding biotin-dependent carboxyltransferase family protein, with protein MTDRAFSVVRAGALTTVQDLGRPGHAHLGVPRAGALDAPAHRLANRLVGNPGSAATLETTLTGCALRMRTATTVAVTGAPCPVTVDGRPAPWGAPVRVPAGAVLDAGPATHGLRSYLAFAGGVDTEPVLGSRAADLLSGLGPDPLGDGAVLPLGDPHGPPARADAVPHPGPVPELLLPFLPGPRDAWFTEAGLRTLTTGRFRVSPASNRIGLRTEGPPLERARTGELPSEGMPLGALQVPPNGLPVLFLHDHPTTGGYPVVGVVPERFLASAAQAVPGTPVRFLRMRPWGRVPSGRWNPTAGDADGRRA; from the coding sequence ATGACCGACCGCGCCTTCTCGGTCGTCCGGGCCGGTGCGCTCACCACCGTCCAGGACCTCGGCAGGCCCGGACACGCTCACCTGGGGGTGCCGCGGGCCGGCGCCCTCGACGCGCCCGCGCACCGGCTCGCCAACCGCCTGGTGGGCAACCCCGGATCCGCCGCCACCCTGGAGACCACGCTCACGGGCTGCGCCCTGCGGATGCGTACCGCCACCACCGTCGCCGTGACGGGCGCCCCGTGCCCGGTGACCGTCGACGGCCGCCCCGCCCCCTGGGGCGCCCCGGTCCGGGTACCGGCGGGCGCCGTCCTGGACGCGGGACCGGCCACCCACGGTCTGCGCTCGTATCTCGCCTTCGCCGGGGGCGTCGACACCGAACCGGTCCTCGGCAGCCGCGCCGCCGATCTGCTCTCCGGCCTCGGCCCGGACCCGCTCGGCGACGGTGCGGTCCTCCCCCTGGGTGACCCGCACGGCCCGCCGGCCCGCGCCGATGCCGTCCCGCACCCCGGCCCGGTGCCGGAACTCCTGCTGCCGTTCCTGCCCGGCCCGCGCGACGCCTGGTTCACCGAGGCCGGTCTGCGCACCCTCACCACCGGCCGCTTCCGGGTCTCCCCTGCCAGCAACCGCATCGGCCTGCGCACCGAAGGGCCACCCCTGGAGCGCGCCCGCACCGGCGAACTCCCCAGCGAGGGCATGCCCCTGGGCGCCCTCCAGGTCCCGCCCAACGGCCTGCCGGTCCTCTTCCTCCACGACCACCCCACGACCGGCGGCTACCCGGTCGTCGGTGTGGTGCCCGAACGCTTCCTGGCGAGCGCGGCTCAGGCGGTACCGGGTACGCCGGTCCGGTTCCTGCGCATGCGCCCCTGGGGCCGGGTTCCCAGCGGCCGGTGGAATCCGACCGCCGGAGATGCCGACGGACGGCGGGCCTGA